A genomic region of bacterium contains the following coding sequences:
- the rpsR gene encoding 30S ribosomal protein S18, producing the protein MARRIPNRRRRRPRGPKTIRKRVCPGCGQMKCDNTKVPYVDYKDLDTLGRFISERGKIRSRRVTGACAQYQRRVAIAIKNAREMALLPYTKSPR; encoded by the coding sequence ATGGCGAGACGAATCCCGAACCGCCGGCGGCGGCGGCCCAGAGGCCCGAAGACGATCCGCAAGCGGGTCTGTCCGGGCTGCGGGCAGATGAAGTGCGACAACACCAAGGTGCCCTACGTCGACTACAAGGACCTGGACACCCTGGGCCGGTTCATCTCCGAGCGCGGCAAGATCCGTTCCCGGCGGGTGACCGGCGCCTGCGCCCAGTACCAGCGGCGGGTGGCGATCGCCATCAAGAACGCTCGCGAGATGGCCTTGTTGCCGTACACGAAGAGCCCCCGATGA